GTAGAAGCCCTTCTTTCTTTTCCCTTCCTTCTTGTTTTCTACCTTGAAATAATCCTGGTGTTTCTAGTAGGTGTCGGTGTATCACCAAAAGGTGAGATAAAAGGACTGTTGGAAGAGCTTGGCAACTTAAGGGCCGTGGGAGTTATTCTGTTTAGTAAATACTTCTTAGCCTTTGAACTAGTATCTTTGATCCTTTTGGTTGCCATAATAGGTGCTGTAGCTATAGGTAGGAAGGAGGCAAGGACCTATGAAGATGATACCCCTTGAGGCATACCTTGTGGTAAGCGTTCTGTTGATGGGGCTTGGACTTCTGGGTATGATAGCACGTAGAAACTTGGTCACAGTATTAATGAGTACGGAGCTGGCCCTCAACGCTGTAAACATTCTCTTCGTTGGAGCAGATGCGCACCTAAAGCTCGTAGATGGTCAGATTTTCGCCTTGTTCGTTATAGCTTTAGCAGCTGCAGAAGCTGCCGTAGGCCTTGGTATAATAATAGCTATCTTTAGGTTGAGAAAGGTGGATTCTACGGATGAAATAACAGATATGAGAGGTTAATATGGAAAGTCTCATTCTTTTTTCACCTTTAGTTAGCTTTGTACTGGTAGGTTTATTTGGGAGGAGGATAGGAGACCTTGCCTCTGCTATCCTGACTATACTGGGTGGTGCCTTCGCCTTCATCTTCTCACTGCAAGCTCTCCCTAAAGCCCTNNNNNNNNNNNNNNNNNNNNNNNNNNNNNNNNNNNNNNNNNNNNNNNNNNNNNNNNNNNNNNNNNNNNNNNNNNNNNNNNNNNNNNNNNNNNNNNNNNNN
The DNA window shown above is from Thermocrinis minervae and carries:
- the nuoK gene encoding NADH-quinone oxidoreductase subunit NuoK, translating into MKMIPLEAYLVVSVLLMGLGLLGMIARRNLVTVLMSTELALNAVNILFVGADAHLKLVDGQIFALFVIALAAAEAAVGLGIIIAIFRLRKVDSTDEITDMRG
- a CDS encoding NADH-quinone oxidoreductase subunit J family protein, coding for MLYAAFILFSVWAIVSGIGVVILPNPIHVILALLSALIAIAGLFFTAGAELVGALQLLIYAVAVTVFYVFVLTAVPWEKVLKKDSHYRVEALLSFPFLLVFYLEIILVFLVGVGVSPKGEIKGLLEELGNLRAVGVILFSKYFLAFELVSLILLVAIIGAVAIGRKEARTYEDDTP